The nucleotide window GATGTTGAACGAGCGCACCGGGCGGAAGTAGCCCATCACCCGCGTCCACACCTCGCACTCGACCGGCTCGGCGCCGGGGCGCTGGGCGGCGCACTTCTCGCAGGTGGGGTGCTCGCCCACGAGGTAGCCGTGGGTGGGGCAGATGGAGAAGGTGGGGGTGACGGTGATGTAGGGGGTGCGGAAGGCCGTCAGGGACCGGCGCACGAGCTCCTTGCAGGCCTCGGCCGAGGAGATGCGCTCGTTCATGTAGAGGTGCAGGACGGTGCCGCCGGTGTACTTGGTCTGGAGCTCCTCCTGCATCTCCTGGGCCTCGAAGGGGTCGTCGGTGTAGCCCACGGGCAGCTGGGAGGAGTTGGTGTAGTAGGGGTTGGCCTGGGTGCCGGCCTGGATGATGCCGGGGTAGCGGGCGCGGTCCTCCTTGGCGAAGCGGTAGGTGGTGCCCTCGGCGGGCGTGGCCTCCAGGTTGTACAGGTGCCCGGTGGACTCCTGGAAGTCCACCATGCGCTCGCGCACGTGGTCGAGGATCCGCACGCACAGGGCGTGGCCGCGCGGGTCGGTCAGGTCGTAGCCGCCGTCGTCGTGGTTCCGGGTGAAGTTGCGAACCATCTCGTTCATGCCGTTGACGCCCAGGGTGGAGAAGTGGTTGTCCAGGGAGCCCAGGTAGCGCTTGGTGAAGGGGAAGAGCCCGGCCTCGATGTGATGGCCGATGACCTCGCGCTTGAGCTCCAGGGTGTCGCGGCCGATGGCCAGGAGCCGGTCGAGGGCGGCGATGAGCCCGGCCTCGTCGTCGGGGTGCAGATAGCCCAGGCGGGCCATGTTGATGGTGACCACGCCCACGCTGCCGGTCTGCTCGGCCGAGCCGAACAGACCGTTGCCGCGCTTGAGCAGCTCGCGCAGGTCGAGCTGGAGACGGCAGCACATGGAGCGGATCATGCCGGGGTCGAGCTCGGAGTTGATGAAGTTCTGGAAGTAGGGCAGGCCGTACTTGGCGGTCATGGTGAACAGGAGCTCAGTGTTGGGGGCGTCCCAGTCGAAGTCCTTGGTGATGTTGTAGGTGGGGATGGGGAAGGTGAAGACGCGCCCGTCGGCGTCGCCCTCGGTCATGACCTCCATGAAGGCGCGGTTGATGAGGTCCATCTCGGCCTGGAGGTCGCCGTAGGCGAAGTCGCAGAGCTCGTCGCCGATGAGGGGGTGCTCGTCGGCCAGATCGGCGGGGCAGGTCAGGTCGAAGGTGAGGTTGGTGAAGGGGGTCTGGGTGCCCCAGCGGCTGGGGACGTTGAGGTTGAAGATGAGCTCCTGCATGCACTGCTTGACCTGGTCGTAGGTCATGTCGTCCAGGCGGATGAAGGGGGCCATGTAGGTGTCGAAGGAGGAGAAGGCCTGCGCGCCGGCCCACTCGTTCTGGAGGGTGCCCAGGAAGTTGACGATCTGGCCGACGGCGGAGGAGAAGTGCTTGGCGGGACCGGCGGCGATGGCGC belongs to Actinomyces capricornis and includes:
- a CDS encoding ribonucleoside triphosphate reductase, producing MLDKNPAPAARPDSAPLVDPISTITEYLDRSDWRVNANANQGYSLGGMMLNTSGKVIANYWLSHVYPAEAGQAHRSADLHIHDLDMFAGYCAGWSLKDLLVQGFNGVPGAIAAGPAKHFSSAVGQIVNFLGTLQNEWAGAQAFSSFDTYMAPFIRLDDMTYDQVKQCMQELIFNLNVPSRWGTQTPFTNLTFDLTCPADLADEHPLIGDELCDFAYGDLQAEMDLINRAFMEVMTEGDADGRVFTFPIPTYNITKDFDWDAPNTELLFTMTAKYGLPYFQNFINSELDPGMIRSMCCRLQLDLRELLKRGNGLFGSAEQTGSVGVVTINMARLGYLHPDDEAGLIAALDRLLAIGRDTLELKREVIGHHIEAGLFPFTKRYLGSLDNHFSTLGVNGMNEMVRNFTRNHDDGGYDLTDPRGHALCVRILDHVRERMVDFQESTGHLYNLEATPAEGTTYRFAKEDRARYPGIIQAGTQANPYYTNSSQLPVGYTDDPFEAQEMQEELQTKYTGGTVLHLYMNERISSAEACKELVRRSLTAFRTPYITVTPTFSICPTHGYLVGEHPTCEKCAAQRPGAEPVECEVWTRVMGYFRPVRSFNIGKKGEYAERRMFTEDAAHGHGPAVSRLAAVG